TAACACATCCTTACCAGTGTATGCCATTAACATTAATATATAAATAGCACTACTCATACGATTTAATAATTTAATAAGGTCATCTCTGTCATTTTTCAAAGCATTGTAAGCAGCTAATTCTACTTCACGCACTGAAGTTCTTATTAGATTAAGCTTTATAACTGTAAAAGGCATCTCATCATTAACAAATATATGGTCGCAGCCAAAATATTCTTTCGGGTGATGAGATATATTTCTAATATCATCTGGGCTTAAGCCAAATATACTATCAAATTCCAAATTCTTTTCTGTGGCCTCAGAATATAATATTGTATGTACAATTTTTTGATATTTCTTAAGATAATCCAACAATTTATCTTCATGTCTCTCTCTAAATTGATGTTCTATATCTATAATTAAAGAAAGCAAACTGTCTAATTTACCTCTAAGAACTATTCTTGGATGGCTTTTTTCAACTAATACATTATTATATAAATGAGTATAATTTTCAGGTTTAACATCTAACTGTTTTTTTGTTTCATAATCTATATAATACTTAATATTATCTATTTCTCTTATACCATAAGATTTTGGATTTGATGTAGAACTTCCTGTACTATGAGCATTATTAGACTTTATTTTAAGTTCTATTTTTCGAG
This window of the Brachyspira pilosicoli genome carries:
- a CDS encoding ethanolamine utilization protein; translation: MKVLTEEMLRSEIFNKNVSEYFISEGVFVTPSAKEYLASRKIELKIKSNNAHSTGSSTSNPKSYGIREIDNIKYYIDYETKKQLDVKPENYTHLYNNVLVEKSHPRIVLRGKLDSLLSLIIDIEHQFRERHEDKLLDYLKKYQKIVHTILYSEATEKNLEFDSIFGLSPDDIRNISHHPKEYFGCDHIFVNDEMPFTVIKLNLIRTSVREVELAAYNALKNDRDDLIKLLNRMSSAIYILMLMAYTGKDVLNA